A region of Vigna radiata var. radiata cultivar VC1973A chromosome 10, Vradiata_ver6, whole genome shotgun sequence DNA encodes the following proteins:
- the LOC106774703 gene encoding uncharacterized protein LOC106774703, producing the protein MPLTEALQQVPAYAKHMKQFLEKKKYLDEETIEVQGKALVDLGASINLMPLSMLKKIGGLEVKPTKAILQMADRSIKHLYGVIEDVVVRIDKLKFPVDFVVMEMEENEEIPIILGRPFMKTTKVVIHVDDGLLTLKDQEREVTFNVFEDGQPIQEKQISLKTSDEVLSVTSLPYKAVKRVKLVARKLLRFCRCYEGRKSINIKDLD; encoded by the exons ATGCCTTTGACCGAAGCACTGCAACAAGTTCCTGCTTATGCGAAGCACATGAAGCAATTCCTCGAAAAGAAGAAGTATCTAGatgaggaaacaattgaagtgCAGG GGAAGGCTCTAGTTGACTTAGGAGCTAGTATCAATCTTATGCCCTTATCTATGCTTAAGAAGATTGGTGGTCTGGAGGTCAAACCTACAAAAGCAATCTTGCAAATGGCAGACAGGTCCATCAAGCATCTGTATGGTGTGATAGAAGACGTGGTGGTGAGAATTGATAAACTCAAATTTCCAGTGGACTTTGTagtgatggagatggaggaaaatgaaGAGATACCGATCATTCTTGGACGACCATTCATGAAGACAACCAAGGTTGTCATTCATGTAGATGATGGATTGCTAACATTGAAGGATCAAGAAAGAGAGGTAACTTTTAATGTCTTTGAAGATGGACAGCCAATTCAAGAGAAGCAGATTAGTCTTAAAACTTCAGATGAAGTTTTATCAGTGACTAGTCTACCATATAAAGCTGTCAA GAGAGTGAAGTTGGTGGCCAGGAAATTGCTAAGATTTTGTCGGTGTTATGAAGGAAGGAAGAGCATCAACATTAAAGATCTAGATTGA